From Branchiostoma floridae strain S238N-H82 chromosome 5, Bfl_VNyyK, whole genome shotgun sequence:
TAACTGTCGTGCTGTCGTGTAACTGTTGTGCTGCCGTGTAACTGTCGTGCTGCCCTGTAATTGTCGTGTTACCGTGTAACTGTCGTGCTACCGTGTAACTGTCGTGCTGTCGTGTAACTGTTGTGCTGCCGTGTAACTGTCGTGCTGCCCTGTAACTGTCGTGCTGCCCTATAACTGTCGTGCTACCGTGTAACTGTTGTGCTGCCGTGTAACTGTCGTGCTGCCCTGTAACTGTCGTGCTGCCCTGTAACTGTCGTGCTACCGTGCAACTGTTGTGCTGCCGTGTAACTGTCGTGCTGCCGTGTAACTGTCGTGCTGCCCTGTAACTGTCGTGCTTCCGTGTAACTATCGTGCTGCCGTGTAACTGTCGTGCTACCGTGTAACTGTCGTGCTACCGTGTAACTGTCGTGCTGTCGTGTAACTGTCGTGCTGCCGTGTAACTGTAGTGCTGTCGTGTAACTGTCGTGCTGTCGTGTAACTGTCGTGCTGTCGTGTAACTGTCGTGCTGTCAGGTAACTGTCATGCTGTCAGGTAACTGTCGTGCTGTCAGGTAACGGTCGTGCTGTCAGGTAACTGTCATGCTGTCAGGTAACTGTCGTGCTGTCAGGTAACGGTCGTGCTGGCTGCAATTGTTGTGTTACGTCATTTTCCCCGTACGAGTTTGCATGTGTCCAGATAGGTTAGACTTTCGAGCTGTCCTGAGCCCGCACCTCCCACACTGTGTATTCCTGATTTATGGATGTCCAAAGTGGATAtctgtgttgcagaatagtcgcactggtcacactagtagggtttttctcctgtatgtgttcgcatatgtctggataacttAGACTTTTAAACAGTCCTatatccacactctccacacatgtagggtttcacACCACTGTGTATTGCTGATTTATGGATGTCCAATGTGCATTTCTGTGCTGAAGAATactcgcactggtcacacttgtagggtttttctccggtgtgggttcgcatatgtctggataacttACACTTTTGAACAGTCTTGTACCCGCACTCTTCACACATGTAGGATTTCTCCCCACTGTGTATTGCTAATCTATGGATGTCCAAAGAGCATTTCTGCCCTGCAGAATactcacactggtcacacttgtagggtttttctccggtatgagttctcatatgtctggataaggtagattttttaactgccctgtacccacactcaccacacatgtagagtttctcaccagtgtgttttgctgctatatgttCGTCAAGGTTGGGtttctttgctgcagaatagttacaatgctcacatttgtaaggtcttTTTCCTGTATGATTTTTCATATGTTGATACACACTTGGCCTGTGGGCGGTTCTGAAACCACACTCcctacacatgtagggtttctcaccgtgTTTTTTTACCAGATGTGTAAACAAATCCTTTTTATGCattgtagaatagtcacactggtcacaacGATAAGGTTTTTTTCCGATACGGGCTCCAATGCGTTCAGACAAAACAGTCTCCGCACACACCAAGTGTTTTTCATCAGCGTTAATCGATTTGACTTGTTCTGCTTCTATCTGGTCTTCTGCATGTCTTACTTTTCTGTGGCAGTCAACCTGGGAAACCCCTGTGAGAGGCCCACCATGGAAGTTGTTATCTACTTCGGTGTGATACCTTTGTCTTGTCGTTTCCATTATGAACCTGAGAGAAAatgaatgattaaaaaaaagtcatcGAATATTTATACAGAAGAAAGTACACTGGTATATATTGTTCTGATTTGATCAGGATATAAAAGTTCGATGTACTACAACTTATACAACAGCAATTCTGGCATGTTGcacaataagaaaaaacaatagaattatTAAATTATGACCAGGTAAATTAGGCAGGTCCAAGCTAGGCTAGTAGGAGAATGCAAAGTTGGTTACTCAAATCCTTTGGTctcttttaaaatttttatgaATATCGGAACATACGGTTTGGTGTTGTTTGTATCTGATAGAAATGAGGATCCCCTAAGCAGTAAATGGACTAGGACATTAACTACGGTCGTCTTTTTTGATTCGTACGCGGATTTTGCACAGGTCAGACGTGTGTTCCTACGCTCCCGTCTTTGAGTCGATTTTGCTGTGATTTTTCCAAAATTTTTGCTACTTATTCCTAAATACGCCCTGCAACTTGCTTCACCTCCGTCTTCTCATTTTTCATACAATTAATTCTCTGTTTATTCTCATTTCTTGTCCCC
This genomic window contains:
- the LOC118416532 gene encoding zinc finger protein 525-like; protein product: METTRQRYHTEVDNNFHGGPLTGVSQVDCHRKVRHAEDQIEAEQVKSINADEKHLVCAETVLSERIGARIGKKPYRCDQCDYSTMHKKDLFTHLVKKHGEKPYMCRECGFRTAHRPSVYQHMKNHTGKRPYKCEHCNYSAAKKPNLDEHIAAKHTGEKLYMCGECGYRAVKKSTLSRHMRTHTGEKPYKCDQCEYSAGQKCSLDIHRLAIHSGEKSYMCEECGYKTVQKCKLSRHMRTHTGEKPYKCDQCEYSSAQKCTLDIHKSAIHSGVKPYMCGECGYRTV